TGTGTGACCTGGAATGGGAGGACGGCACGCCGGTGGTGGCCTCGCCGCGCCAGATCCTGCGCGCCCAGCTCGAACGCCTGGCCGAACGCGGCCTGGTCGCCATGGCCGGCACCGAACTGGAGTTCATGGTGTTCCAGGACACCTACGAGGAGGCCTGGGAAAAGGGCTACAGCGAACTGACACCCGCCAACCGCTACAACGTGGATTACTCCATGCTCGGCACCGCGCGCATCGAACCGCTGCTGCGGCGCATCCGCAACAGCATGGACGGCGCCGGCATTCCCGTGGAAAACGCCAAGGGCGAGTGCAACTTAGGCCAGCACGAGATCAACTTCCATTTCGACGAGGCGCTGCGCACCGCCGACGGCCATACCATCTACAAGAACGGCGCCAAGGAAATCGCCGCGCAGGAAGGCTATTCGATCACCTTCATGCCCAAGTTCAACGAGCGCGAAGGCAATTCCTGCCACATCCACCTGAGCCTGCGCAGCAAGGACGGCAAGCCGGTGTTCAGCGACAAGAAGACAAACCTGTCGAAGCTGTTCAAGCATTTCCTCGCCGGCCAGCTGGCCTGCCTGCGCGAGTTCACCGTGTTCTACGCGCCGAACATCAACTCCTACAAGCGCTATGCGCAGGGGTCGTTCGCGCCCACGGTGGTCGCCTGGGGCATGGACAACCGCACCTGCGGGCTGCGCGTGATCGGCCACGGCGAATCCCTGCGCGTGGAGAACCGCGTACCGGGCGGCGACGTGAATCCCTACCTCGCCCTGGCCGCCATGATCGCGGCCGGCCTGCACGGCATCGACAACAAGCTGCCGCTGGAGGATGCCTACGCCGGCAACGCCTATGAGGCCGACAAGCCGCATGTGCCCAATACGCTGCACGAGGCGCGCGAGCTGCTGCTGTCCAGCCGCATCGCGCGCGATGCCTTCGGTGAGGAAGTGGTCGAGCACTACGCCAACATGGCGCGCATCGAGATCGAGGCCTTCGACGCCGCCGTTACCGACTGGGAGCGGTTCAGAAACTTCGAGCGCATGTAATCGACCAATCCAAAGATCCATGTTTGACGGAGTCGTACCGGACTTCGCGCCGGACGGCTCCGCCCAGCGACATACACGCAACCGAAAACGAGATCAGCAATGAGCGACCAACTGCGCACGATTTCCCCCATCGACGGCGCCGTCGTCGTCGAACGGCCCTACACCACATCGGCCGAACTCGACAACATCCTGGACCGCGCCCACCAGGCCCAGGCCGAATGGCGCAATGTGCCAATAGCCAAGCGCGCCGAAATACTCGGGCGCGCGGTGGACGCCTTCGTCGCGAATAGCGACCGCATCGCACGCGAAATCACATTACAGATGGGGCGCCCCATCGCCCACAGCCCGGGCGAGGTGCGCGGCTTCGAGGAACGCGCGCGCTTTATGATCGACATCGCCGATAACGCACTCGCGGACGTGCCGGCGCCCAATCCCATGCAGGGATTCACCCGCTTCATCCGCCGTGACCCGCTCGGCGTGGTGCTGGTGATCGCACCCTGGAACTATCCGTATCTCACCGCGGTGAATTCCATCGTGCCCGCGCTGATGGCGGGCAATGCGGTGGTGCTCAAACCGTCCTCGCAGACCCCGCTCACCGCCGAACGCCTGGCGGACGCCTTCCGCGAAGGCGGACTGCCGGAAGGGCTGTTCCAGTACGTATATCTCGACCATGCCGCCACCGACGGCGCGGTGCGTGACCGGCGCGTCAACTTCGTCGCCTTCACCGGCTCCGTTGCCGGCGGCCACACCGTGCAACAGGTCGCCGCCGAAAACTTCACCGGCGTGGGGCTGGAGCTTGGCGGCAAGGACCCCGCCTACGTGCGCGCGGACGCCGATCTGGATTACAGCCTCGACAACCTGGTGGACGGGGTGTACTTCAACGCCGGCCAGTCCTGCTGCGGCATCGAACGCATTTACGTGCAGCGCGGGATTTACGACCGGTTCGTCGACGGCTTCGTCGCACGTACCCGCCAATACGTGCTCGGCAACCCGCTCGACCCCGCCACCACGCTGGGACCGATGGTGCGCACCCGTGCCGCGGACTGGGTGCGCAAACAGATCACCGACGCGCTGGCCATGGGGGCGCGCGCCCTGATCGACGAAGACGGGTTCCCCGCCTCCAAGGCGGGCACGCCGTATCTCGCCCCGCAGGTGTTGGTGGACGTGGACCACGCCATGAGCGTGATGCGCGAGGAGAGCTTCGGCCCGGTGGTCGGCATCATGCCGGTGGAGTCGGACGAGCAGGCCGTGGAGCTGATGAACGACAGCCCCTACGGACTGACCGCCTCGATCTGGACCGCGGACGCCGACGCCGCGCTGGCGCTGGGCGTGCGCGTCGCCACCGGCACCTGCTTCATGAACCGCTGCGACTATCTCGACCCGGCGCTGGCCTGGACCGGCGTGGGCGACAGCGGACGCGGCTGCACGCTCTCGCCGCTGGGCTACGAACAGCTCACCCGGCCCAAATCCTTCCATCTGAAAACCGTCACCGCCTGAGGTACGCCATGAATCTGCCCGTCGGCAACTGGAACTATCCCACCCGCGTGCGCTTCGGCGCCGGCCGCATCAGCGAGCTGGCCGCCGTGTGCCGCGAACTCGACATCTCGCACCCGATGCTCCTCACCGACCCCGGCCTGGTCGAACTGCCCATGTTCACCACCGCACGCCAATGGCTGGCGGAGAGCGGCCTGCCGGTGAGCGTGTTCAGCGATCTCAAACCCAACCCGGTGGGCGCCAACCTCGAAGCGGCGGTGGCTGCCTACCGCGCCGGCGGTTGCGACGGCGTCATCGCCTTCGGCGGCGGCAGCGCACTGGACGTCGGCAAGACCGTGGGGCTGATGGCCGGCCAGACCCGACCGCTGTGGGACTTCGAGGATGTGGGCGACAACTACCTGCGCGCCGATCCCGCCGGCATCGCGCCGATCATTGCCGTGCCCACCACAGCCGGCACCGGCTCCGAGCTCGGCCGCGCCACGGTGCTCATCAACGAGCAGGAAGAACGCAAGGTCATCCTCTTTCATCCGCGCATGATGCCCGCCCAGGTGATCATGGACCCGGAACTCACCGTCGGCCTGCCGCCCAACATCACGGCCTGGACCGGCATGGATGCGCTGGCGCATTGCCTGGAGGCCTACTGCGCTCCCGGCTACCACCCGCTTGCCGACGGCGTCGCCCTGGAGGGCATGCGTCTGGTGCATGAAAACCTGCCCATCGCCTACGCCAGAGGCAGCGACCTGGAAGCGCGCGGCAACATGCTGGCCGCGGCCGGCATGGGCGCCACCGCTTTCCAGAAAGGGCTGGGGGCGATCCATTCCCTGAGCCATCCGGTGGGCGCGCATTACGACACCCATCACGGCCTGACCAACGCGGTGTTCATGCCCTATGTGCTGGCCTTCAACCGCCCGGCGGTGGAGCGCCGCATCGCCGCCGCCGCGCGCTATCTGGCGCTGCCCGAGCCCGACTTCGACGGCTTTCTCGCCTGGATACTGTCGCTGCGTGAAAACCTCGGCATTCCCCACACCCTGGAAGGCATCGGCGTGGACG
The genomic region above belongs to Gammaproteobacteria bacterium and contains:
- a CDS encoding iron-containing alcohol dehydrogenase, whose amino-acid sequence is MNLPVGNWNYPTRVRFGAGRISELAAVCRELDISHPMLLTDPGLVELPMFTTARQWLAESGLPVSVFSDLKPNPVGANLEAAVAAYRAGGCDGVIAFGGGSALDVGKTVGLMAGQTRPLWDFEDVGDNYLRADPAGIAPIIAVPTTAGTGSELGRATVLINEQEERKVILFHPRMMPAQVIMDPELTVGLPPNITAWTGMDALAHCLEAYCAPGYHPLADGVALEGMRLVHENLPIAYARGSDLEARGNMLAAAGMGATAFQKGLGAIHSLSHPVGAHYDTHHGLTNAVFMPYVLAFNRPAVERRIAAAARYLALPEPDFDGFLAWILSLRENLGIPHTLEGIGVDDRDIDRIAEEAEHDPSTPGNPVPVTAKELKQIFLDALEGRLPE
- a CDS encoding glutamine synthetase family protein; translated protein: MSSSKEDSPRSGGRPLPGALTLKELQALIKDGAVDTVLLVMTDMQGRMQGKRLTAHHFLTEVVPHKAEGCNYLLAVDVEMTTVDGYRMSSWARGYGDFVFNPDMSTLRLIPWHPATALVVCDLEWEDGTPVVASPRQILRAQLERLAERGLVAMAGTELEFMVFQDTYEEAWEKGYSELTPANRYNVDYSMLGTARIEPLLRRIRNSMDGAGIPVENAKGECNLGQHEINFHFDEALRTADGHTIYKNGAKEIAAQEGYSITFMPKFNEREGNSCHIHLSLRSKDGKPVFSDKKTNLSKLFKHFLAGQLACLREFTVFYAPNINSYKRYAQGSFAPTVVAWGMDNRTCGLRVIGHGESLRVENRVPGGDVNPYLALAAMIAAGLHGIDNKLPLEDAYAGNAYEADKPHVPNTLHEARELLLSSRIARDAFGEEVVEHYANMARIEIEAFDAAVTDWERFRNFERM
- a CDS encoding aldehyde dehydrogenase family protein; this translates as MSDQLRTISPIDGAVVVERPYTTSAELDNILDRAHQAQAEWRNVPIAKRAEILGRAVDAFVANSDRIAREITLQMGRPIAHSPGEVRGFEERARFMIDIADNALADVPAPNPMQGFTRFIRRDPLGVVLVIAPWNYPYLTAVNSIVPALMAGNAVVLKPSSQTPLTAERLADAFREGGLPEGLFQYVYLDHAATDGAVRDRRVNFVAFTGSVAGGHTVQQVAAENFTGVGLELGGKDPAYVRADADLDYSLDNLVDGVYFNAGQSCCGIERIYVQRGIYDRFVDGFVARTRQYVLGNPLDPATTLGPMVRTRAADWVRKQITDALAMGARALIDEDGFPASKAGTPYLAPQVLVDVDHAMSVMREESFGPVVGIMPVESDEQAVELMNDSPYGLTASIWTADADAALALGVRVATGTCFMNRCDYLDPALAWTGVGDSGRGCTLSPLGYEQLTRPKSFHLKTVTA